Part of the Tenacibaculum sp. SZ-18 genome, ATGATCATATTTGGTATGCAACGTAAATAGGCTAAATCGAAAACTCCATGGTGTGTCGCTCCGTCTTGTCCAACTAAACCTGCTCTATCCAAACAAAAAATTACAGGAAGGTTTTGAGTAGCAACATCATGAATAATTTGATCATAAGCTCTTTGCAAAAAAGTAGAATACACATTACAAAAAGGGATGATTCCTTCAGTAGCCATACCAGCTGCTAAAGTAACTGCATGCTGTTCTGCAATGCCAACATCAAAGGTTCTTTCAGGAAATTTATCCAACATAAATTTCAGCGAACTTCCAGTAAGCATAGCTGGAGTAATTCCTACAATTTTTTCATTTTGTTGTGCTAATTCTACAATGGTTTTACCAAATACATCTTGGTACTTTGGAGGTTGTGTAATACTAGGTTTTGGTAAGAGATCACCAGAAAATTTATCAAATTTTCCTGGAGCATGATATTTCACCTGATCTTCTTCTGCTTGCTTTAATCCTTTTCCTTTTGTTGTTGTAACATGCAAGAATTTTGGACCTTTAATTTCTTTCAAGCGATTTAATTCAGAAATTAATTCTTCTAAATTATGACCATCAATTGGTCCAGAATAATCAAAGTTTAAAGCTTCAATGATATTGTGTTGCTCAATATCACTTCGCTTTGATTTCATTCGAGTTAAATATTCCTTTAACGCACCTACTGAAGGGTCAATTCCAATAGCATTGTCATTTAAAATAACCAACAAATTTGCATTTGTAACACCAGCATGATTTAAGGCTTCGAATGCCATTCCACTAGCAATTGAAGCATCACCAATCACAGCAATATGTTGTTTGTCTTCCTTTTTAATTTGAGAAGCGATTGCCATTCCTAATGCCGCAGAAATGGAAGTAGAAGAATGTCCAACTCCAAAAGTGTCGTATTCACTTTCATTTCGTTTGGGAAAGCCTGAAATTCCGTTTAATTGCCGATTCGTATGAAAAATATCTTTTCGACCTGTTAAAATTTTATGTCCATATGCCTGATGTCCAACATCCCAAACTAGTAAATCTTCAGGAGTATTAAACACATAATGTAACGCAATGGTTAATTCTACCACTCCTAAACTGGCACCTAAATGTCCTTCTTTTGTAGCTACAACATCAATTATAAAACGTCTTAATTCTTGAGCTAATTTGGGCAATTGCTCAGGATTTAAATTCCTAACATCCTTAGGGAAATTAATATGTTGTAACAACTTTTCAGACATGAGACAAATGTACTAAAACTTTGTTGTAGCTTT contains:
- the dxs gene encoding 1-deoxy-D-xylulose-5-phosphate synthase; the protein is MSEKLLQHINFPKDVRNLNPEQLPKLAQELRRFIIDVVATKEGHLGASLGVVELTIALHYVFNTPEDLLVWDVGHQAYGHKILTGRKDIFHTNRQLNGISGFPKRNESEYDTFGVGHSSTSISAALGMAIASQIKKEDKQHIAVIGDASIASGMAFEALNHAGVTNANLLVILNDNAIGIDPSVGALKEYLTRMKSKRSDIEQHNIIEALNFDYSGPIDGHNLEELISELNRLKEIKGPKFLHVTTTKGKGLKQAEEDQVKYHAPGKFDKFSGDLLPKPSITQPPKYQDVFGKTIVELAQQNEKIVGITPAMLTGSSLKFMLDKFPERTFDVGIAEQHAVTLAAGMATEGIIPFCNVYSTFLQRAYDQIIHDVATQNLPVIFCLDRAGLVGQDGATHHGVFDLAYLRCIPNMIIFAPRNEVELRNIMYTAQLGLDHPIAIRYPRGRGITLDWQQPFEAIEIGKGTCIKEGTDIAVLSIGTIAKNVSEAIHLVTDKANVAHYDLRFVKPLDKKLLHSVFQKFDKILTIEDGTVNGGFGSAILEFAATHKYNNSITVLGIPDTFINHGTIDELQQLCKIDSVSISIQINNLIK